One segment of Bradyrhizobium sp. CB2312 DNA contains the following:
- a CDS encoding nodulation protein NopA: MAAKSSKQENSMGKGVGASGTSTAGGAAGTATAAAASAGAEVAGEAAFQKQIAALTATSTKAAERDVELRVVSTELSTVKKAADERVQ, translated from the coding sequence GTGGCGGCGAAATCGAGCAAACAGGAGAATAGTATGGGTAAAGGAGTTGGTGCGTCTGGTACCTCGACTGCAGGTGGGGCAGCCGGCACCGCTACTGCTGCAGCCGCTTCCGCGGGTGCTGAAGTTGCTGGAGAGGCGGCATTCCAAAAGCAAATCGCCGCTCTGACTGCGACCAGCACAAAGGCTGCTGAGAGGGATGTGGAACTTCGCGTTGTCTCGACTGAGCTTTCGACTGTCAAAAAAGCGGCCGATGAGCGGGTGCAGTAA
- a CDS encoding HrpF/NolX family T3SS translocon protein — protein sequence MSVNNLSLTASSTLSGLAPGPSSARDLSNFEAMLASFSLKDKVDDDSAPQEPTAADSAKQLTEELTQEVRNILPPEIKAALDACQQAPEPSATESSSAASAPKIAEAPVQSSRITWNSGTLTDAELEIVSVLNRHKDKCPLDWKSLGDLANDPSTPPDLKAAIEALQQDPELFYAIGSQGDGRCGGKIKAGDLSGFSDHHPQVAAFQEQRAESYTQNYIPSDGTRNGEPSVMTQTDAMRELYRYADNLPKNLSLADFKRIVDGEAKTGKCPPQVLAAAQYFLDHPDEWKQLYGGSIDKVHKEDFLQVASSSINLTQAELDTLNTMGKNQNAFFGKGDLTREKLASMVDDKSLAPEVRKAASQLLSDPVLFGLMNNAITGYKTHHKFFDFGGGHTVDSGNISNSDFDQFFNNMSGANRTVHQVKTHAVRTPAEQDAVADMTTGMADQPDIKSPKKNGGAFMHALNDVLKVGSKVFDWAATAVGVLGFIPGLGELADLASMVLEAEAQAANLLHTAISGGNIKQALEEAGLSLAAQAVGCIAGPEVKLAMREGLVKQAIQEAATAGINLPVSVAQSYAEDYLNNLKARIESERLQAAGAYA from the coding sequence ATGTCAGTCAACAACCTGTCGCTAACCGCGAGCTCCACTTTGTCAGGGCTGGCGCCTGGGCCCTCATCGGCGCGGGATCTTTCAAATTTCGAGGCGATGCTGGCTAGTTTCTCGTTGAAAGACAAGGTCGATGACGATTCCGCGCCGCAGGAGCCGACGGCTGCAGACTCAGCCAAGCAGCTGACGGAGGAACTCACGCAGGAGGTACGGAACATCCTCCCGCCGGAGATCAAGGCCGCACTGGACGCATGTCAGCAGGCGCCAGAGCCATCCGCCACGGAGTCCTCCTCCGCTGCGAGCGCACCGAAGATTGCAGAGGCGCCCGTACAAAGCTCCAGGATCACGTGGAACAGCGGCACGTTGACTGATGCCGAGCTGGAGATTGTGTCGGTGCTGAACCGACACAAAGACAAATGCCCGCTGGATTGGAAATCTCTCGGCGATCTGGCCAACGATCCCTCCACACCGCCGGATCTAAAGGCGGCGATCGAGGCGTTGCAACAGGACCCAGAGCTCTTCTATGCGATAGGCTCGCAAGGTGACGGCCGCTGCGGCGGAAAGATCAAAGCAGGTGATCTCTCCGGCTTCTCCGATCACCACCCTCAGGTTGCTGCTTTCCAGGAGCAGCGGGCAGAGAGCTATACGCAGAACTATATCCCTTCCGACGGCACCCGGAATGGCGAGCCATCGGTTATGACCCAGACCGATGCGATGCGCGAGCTCTATCGCTATGCCGACAATCTGCCTAAGAACCTGAGCCTTGCGGATTTCAAGCGGATCGTCGACGGCGAAGCCAAAACCGGCAAATGCCCGCCACAGGTCCTCGCTGCCGCTCAATACTTCCTCGACCACCCGGATGAATGGAAGCAGTTGTACGGTGGCTCGATAGACAAGGTCCACAAAGAGGACTTCCTGCAGGTTGCTTCATCATCGATCAATCTCACGCAAGCCGAGCTCGATACGCTCAATACGATGGGCAAGAACCAAAACGCTTTCTTCGGGAAGGGTGACCTGACCCGGGAAAAGCTGGCGAGCATGGTCGATGATAAGAGCCTCGCGCCCGAGGTGCGAAAGGCGGCCTCCCAGCTGCTCTCCGATCCTGTGTTGTTCGGGTTGATGAACAACGCGATTACGGGCTACAAAACCCACCACAAGTTCTTCGACTTCGGCGGCGGCCATACGGTCGATTCCGGCAACATCAGCAACAGCGACTTCGACCAGTTCTTCAACAACATGTCGGGTGCGAACCGCACCGTTCACCAAGTGAAGACGCATGCCGTCCGAACGCCTGCCGAGCAGGACGCGGTCGCGGACATGACGACGGGCATGGCAGACCAGCCCGACATCAAGTCTCCCAAAAAGAACGGTGGCGCCTTCATGCACGCACTTAACGACGTGCTCAAAGTTGGCTCTAAGGTATTCGACTGGGCCGCAACAGCAGTCGGTGTACTTGGTTTCATTCCAGGCTTGGGTGAATTGGCCGATCTGGCGTCAATGGTGCTCGAAGCCGAGGCGCAAGCTGCAAATCTTCTTCACACTGCCATCAGTGGCGGCAACATAAAGCAAGCGCTGGAAGAAGCCGGGCTGAGCCTTGCGGCACAGGCGGTGGGCTGCATCGCCGGACCTGAGGTCAAATTAGCAATGCGAGAAGGCTTGGTGAAGCAGGCCATTCAAGAAGCCGCGACGGCAGGCATCAACCTGCCGGTTTCGGTGGCCCAGTCCTACGCGGAGGATTATTTAAATAACCTGAAGGCTCGCATCGAGTCCGAGCGCTTGCAAGCTGCAGGCGCTTACGCCTAG
- a CDS encoding histidine kinase → MDGPDNAQHFTSTQRVSEAGAVELISGPERDLLCVLSYVYLACGQSDKSLALLRLVAHEQSQDIGLLRILAYALISERRGDEALSVLDKLDKLDDEPSSCLPLMLMRSHALRHAGRMTEAQAVFKRYVLLRGSTASIEQK, encoded by the coding sequence ATGGACGGGCCAGATAACGCGCAACACTTCACATCTACACAGCGCGTTTCCGAAGCCGGCGCTGTCGAGCTGATCTCTGGGCCGGAGCGAGATTTGCTCTGCGTGCTTTCTTATGTCTACCTTGCCTGCGGACAGAGCGACAAGAGCCTGGCTCTGTTGCGACTGGTCGCTCACGAACAGTCCCAAGACATCGGCTTGCTCCGCATCCTGGCCTACGCTCTCATCTCGGAGCGTCGCGGTGACGAAGCACTGTCGGTATTGGACAAGCTTGACAAACTGGATGACGAGCCGTCTTCGTGTCTGCCCTTGATGCTGATGCGCAGCCACGCGCTGCGTCACGCTGGCCGCATGACCGAAGCGCAAGCCGTCTTCAAACGCTATGTTTTGTTGCGGGGCAGCACAGCTTCAATCGAACAAAAATAA